The sequence below is a genomic window from Flavobacterium lipolyticum.
CAGCCTTCGTTACTATACTTATTAGAATCTGTTGCGGTTTGCCAAATTTCCTGACTTCTAAAGTGTGATCGGATGGGTTCAGGATAACCTACATTTTGAATTACGGTCAAATCTCCGTTTTGCTGTATCTGAGCCAGATCTTTCAATGCCGGATGAAATGCCATTCCTTTATTTTTACCAATAACAACGTCTCTATTCAAAGCTATTTTTGTACGATAGTCGTAATACAGCGGATTGTCGTACGGTATAAAAGTATTCAATCCATCATTTCCCCCATTTAACTGAACAAACACCACACATTGCTCGCCTACAATTAAACTACTCTGCGAACCAAATGCGTGTAAAAAATCAGGAAGCACCAACATTCCGCCGGTAAGAGTTCCTGTAAGCGTTAGAAAATTCCTTCTGTTCATGATAATAACTTCTAAATTAATTGATACTCGGGCAGTTTTGTAATATAATTGAAGAGCCGAATTACGGCAAAATTGGCGTGTTCCTCTTTGGGATCGAAATCGTATTTTAGTAAATTCTCCATGTCTTTTTGCATCGAATCATTTACTTTAAACAATAATCTGTTTGAAAGTTCCGTGATGATGGTTTTATTAGTACCATTGGTGTCAAAGTCCATTTTTACATCTACTTTTTCAAACTGCGGTTTTGGTTTTTCAGCATCGGCAGTCATGGTGTTCAACGTTTTTCGAGTGATACTTTTTCCTGAACAAAGTAAATCGGCTGTGTTGTTGCGCTGCAGATACACCTGAGAAGTCAGCCAGGAATTCCCTCCCTCCCAGCCTTTCACATTAACCTGATTGTATAAATCCATTCCTTGTTGCTTCAGAAAAAACAAAATCATACTCTCATCAAGATCGTCGATATGCAGTTCCTCTAAAAGCTGTAAAATGTAAACTAACGGATCTTTGATTTTGGTTCCCGAATTCTCTTTTTTATACTCTTCGGTAAAAATTTTGGTTAGTAAAGGCTGTATTTCAAATTTCACCTTTCTAAAATAATCTCCATAGTAAGTGACCAAATCTTCAGGCGGATTGTCATAAATGAACCATTTCAGAATTTTTCGGGTAATGAGATATGGAATGTTTTTCTGTTCGAAAATAATATCGACCAAATCATCTGCTTTCCAGTTTCCGGTTTTACCAAAATAGGTTTTGTCTGAATCATCTTCAGCAAACCGTCTGTAAGCAGCCCTGTTGTCGCCGTAATTGAGTCCGGCCAGAGCTCTGGCTCCGTTCTTAATGTCGCTTTCGGTGTAGTTTCCAATTCCAATAGTAAACAATTCCAATAATTCACGACTGAGATTCTCGTTGTATTTTCCTTTTTTGTTATCGACATTATCCAGATACTTTACCATAGCATTCGATTTTATGATTTGCTTGGTAAGCTCTTTAAAGTTTCCAAAGGCATGTTCCCGCAGAATCATATTGTGCTGGTAAATCCAGTAATTGACTTTTACTTTTTGAGAAGTGGAGACAAAGTGATTGTGCCAAAAGCAAACCATGTTCTCCCGTAATGGAAATTCGTCATTACGCATTTTTCCGATCCACCATTTTCTCAACTCTACAGCGGAGTAGAATTCCTTTTTCAGGGCTTTCTTTTTTCCCTCTGAATCTGCCATTTTAATAGACTCTTTAAGTTCTTTGAGTTCTACTAATGTTTTGGGATCATCTTCCAGAAAAGCGGGGAGCTGGGTATCAAATTTTGATTGATAGGACTGCTTCAGGAATTTTTCTATTCCTAATTTTTCAATCGAATCGGATTCTTTTCCGGAAAAACCCAATCGTAATGACCAAAGATTGCTTTTTTTCATAATTCAGAAATTATTACAATAAGACTTGACTTTCTCTTAAAGGTTTAAAGAGAAGGTTCTGAGATGCTTAGTTACTAAGGTGCTAAGGCTTTAAAATCTTTGGTAATTCTTAAAACGAGGTATTTTTGGGGATATTGTATTTAAATTGTCAGCATCTATAACTGAAGGCTGCAATACAATCATAGAAAAACATTTCGGCTAAAGCCATCTTAAAAAAACTAAAAAGCTCCAGCTAAAGCTGGAAGCAATCCAACACCTCATTTCTCTATCCTGACAATAAAAATAGTCTCCATAAAAAAAAAGCAGCTATCATTACAATAACTGCTTTTTATAAATTAAAGATATAAATCTTTCTTCTTTATTCTATTCTCTTTTGTCTAAAAAAGAATTAAGATCCACACATTTCACAATCCTCAGGATCTCCAGCTTGTGCTTTTAGCAACATTGCTTTGTAATCTTCCACACTGATTGCTTCAGTTTCCGGAACTAAAGTACTGGTTGTTTCTTCTTTTTTATCGTTGTTCAACGTAAACTTAATCGCATCAACTGCTGATTTTGTTCTTAGGTAATACATTCCTGTTTTTAAACCTGATTGCCAAGCGTAGAAGTGCATAGACGTTAGTTTAGAATAGTTAGCATCCTGCATGAACAAGTTTAACGATTGTGACTGATCAATGAAGTAACCTCTTTGACGTGACATATCGATAATGTCTTTCATCGACATTTCCCAAACTGTTTTATAAAGATCTTTTAAATCTTGTGGTACAATATCAATGTTTTGGACAGATCCGTTATGACGCATAATTTCTTGTTTCAAATCTTCGTTCCACAAACCTCTGTCTACTAAATCATGAAGTAAATGTTTGTTTACTACGATGAATTCTCCAGACAATACACGACGCGTGTAAATGTTTGAGGTATACGGTTCGAAAGCTTCGTTGTTTCCAAGAATCTGTGAAGTCGAAGCTGTTGGCATTGGCGCAACTAATAATGAGTTACGAACTCCGTGCTCCATTACTTCTTTTCTTAAAGAAGCCCAGTCCCAACGACCTGATAATTCTTCGTCTTTCAATCCCCACATATTGTATTGGAATTCTCCCTGTGACATTGGAGAACCTGCGAAAGTTGAATATGGTCCTTCTTCTTTTGCCATTTCCATAGAAGCGGTTACGGCTGCAAAGTATAAAGTTTCGAAAATTTCCTGGTTTAATGCTTTAGCCTGATCACTTGTAAAAGGCATACGCAACATGATGAAAGCATCAGCCAAACC
It includes:
- a CDS encoding DUF1800 domain-containing protein; its protein translation is MKKSNLWSLRLGFSGKESDSIEKLGIEKFLKQSYQSKFDTQLPAFLEDDPKTLVELKELKESIKMADSEGKKKALKKEFYSAVELRKWWIGKMRNDEFPLRENMVCFWHNHFVSTSQKVKVNYWIYQHNMILREHAFGNFKELTKQIIKSNAMVKYLDNVDNKKGKYNENLSRELLELFTIGIGNYTESDIKNGARALAGLNYGDNRAAYRRFAEDDSDKTYFGKTGNWKADDLVDIIFEQKNIPYLITRKILKWFIYDNPPEDLVTYYGDYFRKVKFEIQPLLTKIFTEEYKKENSGTKIKDPLVYILQLLEELHIDDLDESMILFFLKQQGMDLYNQVNVKGWEGGNSWLTSQVYLQRNNTADLLCSGKSITRKTLNTMTADAEKPKPQFEKVDVKMDFDTNGTNKTIITELSNRLLFKVNDSMQKDMENLLKYDFDPKEEHANFAVIRLFNYITKLPEYQLI